One window of the Streptococcus parasanguinis ATCC 15912 genome contains the following:
- the rpsR gene encoding 30S ribosomal protein S18 — translation MAQQRRGGFKRRKKVDYIAANKIEYVDYKDTELLSRFVSERGKILPRRVTGTSAKNQRKVTTAIKRARVMALMPFVNED, via the coding sequence ATGGCTCAACAACGTCGTGGCGGATTCAAACGCCGTAAAAAAGTTGATTACATCGCAGCAAACAAAATCGAATATGTCGATTACAAAGATACTGAGCTTCTTAGCCGTTTCGTTTCAGAACGTGGGAAAATCCTTCCTCGTCGTGTAACTGGAACTTCAGCGAAGAACCAACGTAAAGTAACAACAGCTATCAAACGCGCTCGCGTAATGGCTTTGATGCCTTTCGTAAACGAAGATTAA
- a CDS encoding single-stranded DNA-binding protein, producing MINNVVLVGRMTRDAELRYTPSNQAVATFSLAVNRNFKSQNGEREADFINCVIWRQQAENLANWAKKGALIGITGRIQTRNYENQQGQRVYVTEVVADSFQLLESRAAREGHAGGGYSSGNGGFAGNATPSFGGSEPSNAAPNFGREENPFGANPMDISDDDLPF from the coding sequence ATGATTAACAATGTTGTACTTGTCGGTCGTATGACCCGTGATGCTGAACTTCGCTACACTCCAAGCAATCAAGCAGTTGCTACTTTCAGCCTAGCTGTCAACCGCAACTTCAAGAGTCAAAATGGAGAGCGCGAAGCCGATTTCATCAACTGTGTGATCTGGCGTCAGCAAGCAGAAAACTTAGCCAACTGGGCTAAGAAAGGTGCTTTGATTGGGATTACCGGTCGCATTCAAACACGTAATTACGAAAACCAGCAAGGTCAACGTGTTTATGTCACTGAAGTCGTAGCAGACAGCTTCCAACTATTGGAAAGCCGTGCAGCACGCGAAGGGCATGCAGGTGGTGGCTATTCATCAGGCAACGGTGGTTTTGCTGGAAATGCAACCCCAAGCTTTGGTGGATCTGAACCAAGCAATGCAGCGCCAAACTTTGGTCGTGAAGAAAATCCATTTGGAGCCAATCCAATGGATATCTCAGACGACGATCTTCCATTCTAA
- the rpsF gene encoding 30S ribosomal protein S6, whose translation MAKYEILYIIRPNIEEEAKNALVARFDSILTDNGATVVESKDWEKRRLAYEIQDFREGLYHIVNVEANDAVALNEFDRLSKINGDILRHMIVKVDA comes from the coding sequence ATGGCTAAATACGAAATTCTTTATATTATTCGTCCAAACATTGAAGAAGAAGCTAAAAACGCTTTGGTAGCACGTTTCGATTCTATCTTGACTGACAACGGTGCAACTGTTGTTGAATCAAAAGATTGGGAAAAACGTCGTCTTGCATACGAAATCCAAGATTTCCGTGAAGGACTTTACCACATCGTAAACGTTGAAGCGAACGACGCTGTAGCTCTTAACGAGTTCGACCGTCTTTCAAAAATCAACGGTGACATTCTTCGTCACATGATCGTAAAAGTTGACGCGTAA
- a CDS encoding bifunctional glycosyltransferase family 2/GtrA family protein, whose protein sequence is MNYLIIPAYQPDLNLVKLVRLVHAKSDLHIIVVDDGSDADKKMIFDKLEGLATVLTHEHNQGKGQAHKTAYDYILERGTCGSIVTADADGQHKIWDIFRVVNQSQEHPGTLILGARAFSGKVPLRSAFGNKLTRFLFKQQTGVAVSDTQTGLRAFTTNLLPFMLEVEGQRYEYEMNVLLAATKSFPIVEVPIETVYINDNEGSHFRPIRDGLMIYKDMFKFALSSLSSFIVDYLVYAFFLFVMMAVPISLRILLANGIARVTSSIFNYSTNKHLVFKNKDSVTKTGSGYFGLALGLFILDTLLIRLFYTAFGLNLLISKIVVGFLLFLVSWVIQKKVIFKERTATHHEIL, encoded by the coding sequence ATGAATTATCTTATCATCCCCGCCTATCAACCGGATCTGAATCTTGTCAAACTGGTTCGCTTGGTCCACGCTAAAAGCGATCTCCACATCATCGTGGTCGACGATGGGAGTGACGCTGACAAGAAAATGATTTTTGACAAATTGGAGGGTCTTGCGACAGTTCTGACTCATGAGCACAACCAAGGAAAAGGGCAAGCTCACAAGACTGCTTATGACTACATCCTAGAAAGAGGCACCTGTGGAAGCATTGTTACAGCTGATGCAGACGGTCAGCACAAAATTTGGGATATTTTCAGGGTTGTTAACCAATCTCAAGAGCATCCTGGAACACTTATTCTAGGAGCCCGCGCCTTCTCTGGAAAAGTTCCTTTACGTTCTGCTTTCGGGAATAAATTGACCCGCTTCTTGTTTAAGCAACAAACAGGAGTGGCAGTCAGCGATACCCAAACGGGCTTACGGGCTTTCACTACGAATCTCTTGCCTTTCATGCTTGAGGTTGAAGGACAACGGTATGAGTACGAAATGAATGTGCTCCTCGCAGCAACCAAGTCCTTCCCCATCGTGGAAGTTCCCATCGAGACGGTCTACATCAATGACAACGAAGGCTCCCATTTCCGACCTATTCGAGATGGCCTCATGATCTACAAGGACATGTTTAAGTTTGCCCTCTCTTCCCTCAGTAGCTTTATCGTGGATTATCTGGTCTACGCCTTCTTTCTTTTCGTGATGATGGCCGTGCCCATTAGTCTACGTATTCTCCTAGCGAATGGGATCGCTCGTGTGACGAGTTCCATCTTTAACTACTCGACCAATAAGCACCTGGTCTTTAAGAACAAAGACAGCGTCACTAAAACCGGAAGTGGCTACTTTGGCCTAGCCCTTGGTCTCTTTATTCTCGATACGCTCTTGATTCGACTCTTCTATACTGCTTTCGGGCTCAATCTCCTGATCAGTAAGATTGTCGTCGGCTTCCTCCTCTTTCTGGTCTCATGGGTGATCCAGAAAAAAGTGATCTTCAAAGAAAGGACTGCTACCCACCATGAAATTCTTTAA
- a CDS encoding phosphodiester glycosidase family protein, with the protein MKFFKKSYTYAACFGLLLTSSFSYSMLKTFVLSDAIQTVKATTTDTKAAKKAAASATTTDTSYSDDNIQVSLTEKTIENTQVYIADITVSSSDYLKTAFAQNTYGTNVTAKTSVTAANNSAILAVNGDYYGANSTGYVIRNGVVYRDTVREDSSNGDLAIYKDGSFKIIYEDEISADQLVKDGVVNLLAFGPSLVENGEITVDTNSEVGQSMASNPRTAIGIIDENHYIIVVSDGRTSESEGLSLYQLAEVMKSYGVKTAYNLDGGGSSTLYFNGQVINKPTTNGTISERAVSDIVYIGY; encoded by the coding sequence ATGAAATTCTTTAAAAAATCCTACACCTATGCTGCCTGCTTTGGCCTGCTTTTGACCAGCAGTTTTAGCTACTCGATGCTCAAGACATTTGTCTTATCCGATGCCATCCAAACCGTAAAAGCTACGACTACGGACACTAAGGCAGCCAAAAAAGCAGCTGCATCGGCTACAACGACTGATACTAGCTATTCAGATGACAATATCCAGGTGAGCCTAACAGAAAAAACGATTGAAAATACCCAGGTTTACATTGCAGATATCACAGTCAGCTCATCTGACTACCTCAAAACAGCCTTTGCACAAAACACTTACGGAACCAACGTGACTGCTAAGACCTCTGTCACAGCTGCCAACAACAGTGCCATTCTAGCAGTGAATGGTGACTATTACGGGGCTAACAGTACAGGATACGTCATCCGAAATGGAGTGGTCTACCGCGATACCGTTCGGGAAGATTCAAGCAATGGGGACCTAGCCATTTACAAGGATGGATCCTTCAAAATTATCTATGAAGATGAGATCTCAGCGGATCAATTGGTCAAAGACGGGGTCGTCAATCTCCTCGCTTTCGGTCCTTCCTTAGTTGAAAATGGAGAAATTACCGTCGATACCAACTCAGAGGTCGGGCAATCTATGGCGTCAAATCCACGGACAGCGATTGGGATCATCGATGAAAACCACTACATTATCGTCGTATCGGACGGCCGGACTTCAGAGAGTGAAGGGCTTTCTCTCTACCAATTAGCGGAAGTGATGAAGTCTTATGGCGTTAAAACAGCCTACAACCTGGATGGTGGTGGATCTTCTACACTTTACTTCAATGGCCAAGTTATTAACAAACCAACTACAAATGGTACTATCTCAGAAAGGGCGGTGAGTGACATTGTCTACATCGGTTACTAA
- a CDS encoding SGO_0316/SGO_0317 family LPXTG-anchored serine peptidase, which translates to MEFHRQQRFSIRKYAIGVASVLIGTFLMGSAVSADAIVPTPSILEPSVVVPETATTDEKTAEPLSATKDSMPTSVIEDVASKNLATAEIESKEKTNQSLPSSSIDTSSSTTNQVKAEKASPSVAEAPNENGVAAPITTPIEPVKENLEETSPVEILVRLKEKVSDGIGEVSPTSKETRIEKTNQDHEQFLKELEKQSIQFKKLYDFNLLFNGLALETTYGDAKKIRGLARVDAVDYAPLGRTRVAETQPAPASPTSTTTKVSEENSLINLQPLWDKGIKGQGQVVAIIDSGVDPAHDVFRLTDISKAKYKSEAEIEEAKKKAGITYGKWYNNKIVYVHNYSDMDDNVKEDDPISHGAHVAGTAVGNASQPSPNGEIIRGVAPEAQLMFLRVFSDTKGGQVQNFIYTKAVEDAVKLGADSINMSLGTASGSVYDVGEITRQAFDTARKAGVTITVASTNMATNGFWHSKPLATTPDYGMTGTPSVNPNVISVASINSLTKHESTEASLTVDALKGSVDFPDGKIPMHSFVERDAFRTTIPQSYLHVDKGGIDHYQADSINGHLVLTERGGEVSDVDKVKELKRAGATGVIFYQTEEQGNNPVGFDLEGLGERFPVGVIGHAAGLVLAQHANDYQLHIANKFKRVPYDAANQLSDFSSWGLSADGDLKPDVTLPGGMIYSSVNNGEYYMDRGTSMASPHAAGATALVKQALKERFPHLSPEQLQVLVKQMTMSTAIPHVDEETHAYSSVRQQGAGVMDVTAAALGDLYVTAKDAKSSLTLGNVTDTFEFDVTIHNLSNQDKSVRYETTLQTDQVQDGKFTLHPRLLKTLDGKETVTIPANGQRTIHVAVDASKYKEELSKQMPNGYFLEGFVLVKDASSQKHLVSLPYVGFHGDYQNLRGIEKPIYEYTGSDKPFYYYKDKTDYPDGKVPETPERHPDNHFTSLISYVYENGESVAKTLGQDGDRFDGDQLYFSPNNDSSFDSVKVKAVMLRNVENVHLSVYKKEDTTRANPIYEVGNEVHRKTDWSYRIGNRSEEFYEISWEGLDKDGKQLPDGEYQFVITYRPTASGAKQQELNFKVKIDNTAPSIESGSAQYDPATRIFRPGKVLETGSGLAGTYLSYVKDGETVALEPQEDGSYLLPEGVDPSTVRYTIWDKVYNTTEMDIEGKKVEATTSTNEASSDEQPSETESEKPKAEKGTLEVVFTDSSGEVISYYPSVVRYQVVDDQGRVVEGEFNASYNGGSFPDLPFGTYTAKITLSDYHYDWGTELVKKVTVSPENPHPKVTFAFHYLDENKLTIGFDQPVPAGTVVKVVGNDGISRLLPQSIYDLLRFETVLMNGSYRVHVDLPAGYHVAENDFLYEVSNRINYHLLSLVKDVIKPTPEVHSGAIVEPWIQPENPTLVIDEVPSRQSETPVTPDQLAVSESPGTPAQPAASETKEVATNKPVAVTYHTGGQAEVAATPATGLPKTGQEALTSTVLSLFGMTSLALAGFVASKKREDL; encoded by the coding sequence ATGGAATTTCATCGACAACAGCGTTTTTCCATTCGTAAATATGCGATTGGAGTCGCTTCTGTTTTGATTGGTACCTTTCTAATGGGATCAGCGGTTTCAGCTGATGCGATCGTACCAACACCGTCCATCTTAGAGCCTTCTGTAGTGGTGCCAGAAACCGCGACAACAGATGAGAAAACAGCAGAACCGCTTTCGGCTACTAAGGACAGTATGCCCACTTCAGTTATAGAAGATGTTGCTTCTAAGAACCTTGCTACAGCTGAGATTGAGAGTAAGGAAAAGACAAATCAGTCTCTACCTTCATCTTCAATCGATACAAGCAGTTCGACTACAAATCAAGTAAAGGCAGAGAAGGCTTCACCTTCAGTTGCGGAAGCACCAAACGAAAATGGGGTTGCTGCTCCAATTACGACCCCTATTGAACCAGTAAAGGAAAATTTAGAAGAAACAAGCCCAGTTGAGATCCTGGTTCGCTTGAAAGAAAAGGTTTCTGATGGGATTGGAGAGGTATCTCCGACTTCAAAAGAAACTCGCATTGAAAAAACCAATCAGGATCATGAACAGTTTTTGAAAGAGCTCGAAAAGCAATCCATTCAATTCAAAAAATTGTATGACTTTAATCTGCTTTTTAACGGCTTGGCTCTAGAGACGACTTATGGAGATGCTAAAAAGATTCGAGGACTAGCGCGTGTGGATGCTGTAGATTATGCTCCACTTGGTCGGACCAGAGTGGCGGAAACACAGCCCGCACCTGCATCACCGACTTCAACTACGACCAAGGTCAGTGAAGAAAATAGTCTGATCAATTTACAACCACTCTGGGATAAGGGAATCAAGGGTCAAGGGCAGGTAGTTGCGATCATTGATTCCGGTGTGGACCCTGCCCATGATGTTTTCCGTCTAACAGATATCAGTAAGGCCAAGTACAAGAGTGAGGCGGAAATTGAAGAGGCTAAGAAAAAAGCGGGGATCACTTACGGTAAATGGTACAACAATAAAATCGTCTACGTTCACAACTACAGTGATATGGATGACAATGTCAAAGAAGACGATCCAATTTCACACGGAGCTCACGTAGCAGGAACTGCTGTGGGAAATGCTTCTCAACCCTCTCCAAATGGTGAAATTATCCGTGGTGTTGCTCCAGAAGCCCAACTGATGTTTCTACGTGTTTTCTCAGATACCAAGGGCGGTCAAGTTCAAAATTTCATCTACACTAAGGCGGTAGAAGATGCGGTCAAATTAGGGGCGGATTCCATCAATATGAGTTTGGGAACAGCATCAGGTTCTGTTTATGATGTTGGAGAGATCACCCGCCAGGCCTTTGATACAGCAAGAAAGGCGGGAGTAACCATTACAGTTGCCTCTACCAATATGGCGACTAATGGCTTCTGGCACAGCAAACCACTGGCTACCACACCAGATTATGGAATGACAGGGACGCCATCCGTCAATCCAAATGTCATCTCAGTCGCGTCTATTAATAGTCTCACCAAGCATGAGTCGACAGAAGCAAGCCTGACCGTAGATGCGTTAAAAGGTTCCGTGGACTTCCCAGATGGCAAGATTCCGATGCATTCCTTTGTAGAACGCGACGCTTTTCGGACAACCATCCCTCAAAGCTATCTCCATGTGGACAAGGGAGGGATCGACCACTACCAAGCAGATAGTATCAATGGGCACTTAGTTCTTACTGAGCGAGGTGGCGAAGTTTCGGATGTGGACAAGGTCAAAGAGCTCAAAAGAGCTGGTGCTACAGGTGTGATCTTTTACCAAACAGAGGAACAGGGAAATAATCCTGTAGGCTTTGATTTAGAAGGGCTCGGAGAACGATTCCCAGTTGGGGTTATTGGCCACGCTGCTGGACTTGTTTTGGCTCAACATGCCAATGATTACCAGCTCCATATTGCCAATAAATTCAAACGTGTGCCTTACGATGCAGCCAATCAACTATCTGACTTCTCATCTTGGGGGCTATCAGCTGATGGGGATCTCAAACCGGATGTCACCCTTCCAGGAGGAATGATCTACTCATCTGTTAATAATGGAGAGTACTATATGGATAGGGGAACCAGCATGGCCTCTCCTCATGCTGCGGGAGCCACTGCACTGGTGAAACAAGCCTTGAAGGAGCGCTTCCCTCATCTTAGCCCAGAACAACTACAGGTTCTAGTCAAACAAATGACTATGAGTACAGCGATCCCTCATGTAGATGAGGAAACACATGCCTATTCCTCTGTTCGTCAGCAAGGAGCAGGGGTCATGGATGTCACAGCAGCAGCTCTAGGAGACCTCTATGTGACAGCAAAAGATGCTAAAAGTAGCCTGACACTTGGCAATGTCACAGATACCTTTGAATTTGATGTGACCATCCACAATCTTTCCAATCAAGATAAGTCTGTCCGATATGAAACTACTCTTCAGACAGATCAAGTTCAAGATGGCAAATTCACCCTCCATCCTCGTCTATTAAAAACGCTAGACGGTAAGGAAACGGTCACTATCCCAGCCAATGGTCAGCGGACCATCCACGTAGCAGTTGATGCAAGCAAGTACAAGGAAGAACTCAGCAAGCAAATGCCAAATGGTTATTTCTTAGAAGGTTTTGTACTGGTTAAAGATGCCAGCAGTCAAAAACATCTGGTCAGCCTCCCTTATGTTGGTTTCCATGGGGATTACCAAAATCTGCGTGGCATTGAAAAGCCTATCTACGAATATACAGGTAGCGACAAGCCGTTTTACTACTACAAGGATAAGACCGATTACCCAGATGGAAAAGTCCCAGAAACTCCAGAGCGTCATCCAGACAATCACTTTACCTCTTTGATTAGTTATGTCTATGAAAATGGAGAATCCGTAGCCAAAACTCTTGGTCAGGATGGGGATCGCTTTGACGGGGATCAACTCTACTTCTCTCCGAACAACGATTCCAGCTTTGATAGTGTCAAGGTAAAAGCCGTCATGCTTCGCAATGTTGAAAATGTACACCTATCAGTCTACAAGAAGGAGGACACAACTCGTGCTAATCCAATTTACGAGGTTGGAAATGAAGTCCACCGTAAGACGGACTGGAGTTACCGGATTGGGAATCGCAGTGAAGAGTTTTATGAAATCTCTTGGGAAGGCTTGGACAAAGACGGCAAGCAATTACCAGATGGGGAATACCAATTTGTGATCACCTACCGTCCAACTGCTTCAGGTGCCAAGCAACAAGAGCTTAACTTCAAGGTTAAGATTGACAATACGGCTCCAAGCATCGAGTCTGGAAGTGCTCAGTACGATCCAGCAACACGGATTTTCCGCCCAGGTAAGGTACTTGAAACCGGTAGTGGCTTAGCAGGGACTTATCTGTCCTATGTCAAGGACGGGGAAACAGTGGCCTTGGAACCCCAAGAGGACGGTAGCTATCTTCTTCCAGAAGGGGTGGACCCTTCTACTGTTCGCTATACCATCTGGGATAAGGTCTACAATACCACTGAGATGGACATCGAAGGAAAGAAAGTAGAGGCAACGACTTCGACGAATGAAGCCAGTTCAGATGAACAACCAAGTGAGACAGAGTCTGAAAAACCGAAGGCTGAAAAGGGGACCTTAGAAGTCGTCTTCACAGATAGCAGTGGCGAAGTCATTTCTTATTATCCATCCGTCGTTCGTTACCAAGTGGTGGACGACCAAGGACGTGTAGTGGAAGGAGAGTTCAATGCTTCCTACAATGGTGGTAGCTTCCCAGACTTGCCTTTTGGTACTTATACAGCCAAGATCACCCTATCTGATTACCATTATGATTGGGGAACAGAGCTGGTGAAAAAGGTGACTGTTTCACCTGAGAATCCACATCCAAAAGTAACCTTTGCCTTCCATTATTTAGATGAAAACAAATTGACCATTGGATTTGATCAGCCAGTCCCAGCCGGAACGGTTGTAAAAGTGGTAGGGAATGACGGTATCAGCCGACTTCTTCCACAAAGCATCTATGATCTGCTGCGCTTTGAGACCGTGCTGATGAACGGTTCCTATCGTGTTCATGTCGATCTCCCGGCAGGCTATCATGTTGCGGAAAATGATTTCCTTTATGAAGTGAGCAATCGGATCAACTACCATCTTCTCTCTTTGGTCAAAGACGTTATCAAGCCAACCCCAGAGGTGCACAGTGGAGCGATTGTGGAACCATGGATTCAACCAGAAAATCCGACACTAGTGATAGATGAAGTGCCAAGTCGTCAATCAGAAACCCCAGTGACCCCAGACCAACTAGCGGTATCCGAAAGTCCAGGAACTCCAGCTCAACCAGCTGCAAGCGAAACAAAAGAAGTGGCAACAAACAAACCAGTTGCTGTCACTTATCATACGGGTGGTCAAGCAGAAGTAGCTGCTACACCAGCAACTGGCCTTCCAAAAACAGGACAAGAAGCCTTGACTTCAACAGTCCTTAGCCTCTTTGGCATGACCTCACTAGCTTTAGCAGGCTTTGTAGCTAGCAAAAAACGTGAAGATTTGTAA